A stretch of Crossiella cryophila DNA encodes these proteins:
- a CDS encoding helix-turn-helix transcriptional regulator: MLDTSSRLLALLALMQSRPDWPGSELAERLQVSGRTIRNDIERLRGLGYPVEATRGPTGYYRLGAGAKLPPLLLDDEEAVAVAVGLRAGRGVAGIEDSAARALGKLEQVLPHRLRRQVSALRAAVSEGPDNTGTNVVQPVVDAAVLATIAAAVRDTELLRFDYTAPARDTDAPLRNDASAPFGDWPVLVEPYRLVSWERYWYLVARGPETGAWHTYRVDWIGLRMPTGRRFAPVPLPGGDYLSFVLRDVAVAGWRVHARITVRAPAQDLLARINPAVGVVEAVDDSTSVLVTGADSLEMIAVYIGMLGLDFQVTEPPGLVEHVRALGRRYARAVE, translated from the coding sequence ATGCTCGACACCTCTTCCCGGCTGCTCGCCCTGCTGGCCCTGATGCAGTCCCGGCCGGACTGGCCGGGCTCGGAGCTGGCCGAGCGGTTGCAGGTCAGCGGGCGCACCATCCGCAACGACATCGAGCGGCTGCGCGGGCTGGGCTACCCGGTCGAGGCCACCCGAGGGCCCACCGGGTACTACCGGCTGGGCGCCGGGGCCAAGCTGCCGCCGTTGCTGCTCGACGACGAGGAGGCGGTGGCGGTCGCGGTCGGGCTGCGGGCCGGACGCGGCGTCGCCGGCATCGAGGACAGCGCCGCGCGGGCACTGGGCAAACTCGAACAGGTATTGCCGCACCGGTTGCGGCGGCAGGTCAGCGCGTTGCGCGCGGCGGTCTCGGAGGGGCCGGACAACACCGGCACCAACGTGGTGCAGCCGGTGGTGGACGCGGCCGTGCTGGCCACCATCGCGGCCGCGGTCCGGGACACCGAGTTGCTCCGCTTCGACTACACGGCCCCGGCCAGGGACACCGACGCGCCGCTGCGCAACGACGCCTCGGCGCCCTTCGGGGACTGGCCGGTGCTGGTGGAGCCCTACCGACTGGTCAGTTGGGAGCGGTACTGGTACCTGGTGGCGCGCGGTCCGGAGACCGGGGCCTGGCACACCTACCGGGTGGACTGGATCGGGTTGCGGATGCCGACCGGCCGCCGGTTCGCGCCGGTGCCGTTGCCCGGCGGCGACTACCTGAGCTTCGTGCTGCGGGATGTGGCCGTCGCGGGCTGGCGGGTGCACGCCCGGATCACCGTGCGCGCACCCGCGCAGGACCTGCTGGCCCGGATCAACCCGGCCGTCGGCGTGGTCGAGGCGGTGGACGATTCCACCTCGGTGCTGGTGACCGGTGCGGACAGCCTGGAGATGATCGCGGTCTACATCGGCATGCTCGGCCTGGACTTCCAGGTCACCGAGCCGCCCGGACTCGTCGAGCACGTCCGGGCGCTCGGCAGGCGCTATGCCCGCGCCGTCGAGTAG
- a CDS encoding glycoside hydrolase family 99 protein translates to MRALFLTLVLLLTLTPPVTAAPAPGSNVHLFYYPWYGNPAVYGEYRHWQQGGHTPPTDVGADFYPALGAYDSGDFTGTVESHMAWIRGSGAGVLVYSWWGRESYEDRLAEGVLAAAARNGLKVAWHLEPYGGRTAASTVADIEYLIARHGASPAFYRAAEHGNRAAFYVFESLRIADWSALDLVSDRAIVLAQTTDVSRVAHFGGMYTYDGIAGLTAPGWAGAGAYCRANGLVWAPSVAPGYLDKRANPGSGTPIVDRREGATYDRQWNNALDPAIGGRPHWVSVTSFNEWHEGSQIEPADGTPPPGHGYLTYDGAYGSRGPAASTAYLERTRYWAARLAARDRNGGG, encoded by the coding sequence ATGCGCGCACTGTTCCTGACCCTCGTCCTGCTGCTCACCCTGACCCCGCCCGTCACCGCCGCACCGGCACCAGGGTCGAACGTGCACCTGTTCTACTACCCCTGGTACGGCAATCCCGCGGTGTACGGCGAATACCGGCACTGGCAGCAGGGCGGGCACACCCCGCCAACGGACGTCGGCGCCGACTTCTACCCGGCACTCGGCGCCTACGACTCCGGCGACTTCACCGGCACGGTCGAATCGCACATGGCCTGGATCCGCGGTTCCGGCGCGGGCGTGCTGGTCTACAGCTGGTGGGGCCGGGAGTCCTATGAGGACAGACTGGCCGAGGGGGTGCTCGCCGCCGCCGCTCGCAACGGCCTCAAGGTGGCCTGGCACCTGGAGCCCTACGGCGGTCGCACCGCGGCCTCCACGGTGGCCGACATCGAGTACCTGATCGCCAGGCACGGGGCCAGTCCGGCCTTCTACCGGGCGGCCGAACACGGGAACCGGGCGGCCTTCTACGTCTTCGAGAGCCTGCGCATCGCGGACTGGTCGGCGCTGGACCTGGTCTCCGACAGGGCGATCGTGCTGGCCCAGACCACCGACGTGTCCAGGGTCGCGCACTTCGGCGGCATGTACACCTACGACGGGATCGCCGGGCTGACCGCGCCGGGCTGGGCGGGCGCGGGCGCGTACTGCCGGGCCAACGGCCTGGTGTGGGCCCCGTCGGTGGCCCCGGGTTACCTCGACAAGCGGGCGAATCCCGGCAGTGGCACGCCGATCGTGGACCGCCGGGAGGGCGCCACCTACGACCGGCAGTGGAACAACGCGCTCGACCCGGCCATCGGCGGGCGGCCGCACTGGGTGTCGGTCACCTCGTTCAACGAATGGCACGAGGGCTCCCAGATCGAACCCGCGGACGGCACCCCGCCACCGGGCCACGGCTACCTGACCTACGACGGGGCCTACGGCAGCCGCGGCCCGGCGGCCAGCACGGCGTATCTGGAACGCACCCGGTACTGGGCCGCCCGCCTGGCCGCGCGCGACCGGAACGGCGGTGGGTGA
- a CDS encoding gamma-glutamylcyclotransferase family protein, with protein MTETLLFSYGTLRQPEVQQAVFGRALDGRADEIAGYLLGEVVITDPAVIATSGSDRHPVLRPSTAADAGVPGTAFKITEQDLAAADAYEVEDYTRVLVPLRSGDQAWVYVLAGT; from the coding sequence ATGACGGAAACGTTGTTGTTCTCCTACGGCACCCTGCGCCAGCCCGAGGTGCAGCAGGCGGTGTTCGGGCGGGCGCTCGACGGGCGGGCCGACGAGATCGCGGGTTACCTGCTCGGCGAGGTCGTCATCACCGATCCCGCGGTGATCGCCACCAGTGGCAGCGACCGGCATCCGGTGCTGCGGCCCTCGACGGCGGCCGACGCGGGCGTGCCGGGCACCGCGTTCAAGATCACCGAGCAGGACCTGGCCGCCGCCGACGCCTACGAGGTCGAGGACTACACCCGGGTGCTGGTGCCACTGCGTTCCGGCGATCAGGCGTGGGTCTACGTCCTGGCGGGCACGTGA
- a CDS encoding tetratricopeptide repeat protein gives MRNEVSGTAHSVVQAGVINSVILSGAPADPELPQLVSAQAPRPPETYTNRDEELARVRELAGTPLGGRTGPMVAAVHGMVGMGKTAFLRQAAWQLGERYPDGVLHVQYGTEGNSPGEAAARFLAALGVPESRIPASFEARGALFRSLSEGLRLLAVFDDVRDAAQVTALLPNSAGSLVLVSAGRQEILAELYQDREVLDVALEPLRVEHGISLVAKVCGAERVAAERAAVVELVTLCGGLPLALGVAAAWLKARPHLEVGELVEDLRETDLDPGDPSTERSARAKVFAMFDRVYDDLSESARRLYRLLSVLVGAHFGVEVLAAMLDQPVRAVRRDLDELCQTGMVQAEPGGVHRLHRLVRVHALRVAEVEDGKAERIAALRQAVRWWLIGAAAADVAVHGRQPLRVTDPASVLDDTPVAIPAATALAWLRREQTNLVDIMAAAAEQGWHTEVCQLFEATYTLFDATKPLATWVRAGKLAVDSAVLLGNAGFEARCRCLLAKAYQELGRFAEAHEHLDRARELAGDWDRLLGSVEDFTGNVLLREGRAEQALGRFRTALEINERLGLTRGTALQSMMVGRALGALGRYEEALLAFGRSRELLAGTDATSVLLKVQLSAAVVLAASGADRAAEHAYAEVLATAEERGATAPAADALLGLAELAERRADRAVGVEFRERAAGMFERMGSPRAATIARVARQLAGLPATA, from the coding sequence GTGCGCAACGAGGTGAGCGGCACGGCGCACAGCGTCGTGCAGGCCGGGGTGATCAACTCGGTCATCCTCTCCGGCGCGCCCGCGGACCCGGAACTGCCGCAGCTGGTCTCCGCGCAGGCGCCCAGGCCACCGGAGACCTACACCAACCGGGACGAGGAACTCGCGCGAGTGCGTGAGCTGGCCGGAACGCCGCTGGGCGGTCGCACCGGGCCGATGGTCGCCGCCGTGCACGGCATGGTGGGCATGGGCAAGACCGCGTTCCTGCGGCAGGCCGCCTGGCAGTTGGGGGAGAGGTATCCCGACGGCGTGCTGCACGTGCAGTACGGCACGGAGGGCAACTCGCCTGGCGAGGCCGCGGCCAGGTTCCTCGCCGCGCTCGGGGTGCCCGAGTCCCGGATCCCGGCCTCGTTCGAGGCCAGGGGCGCGCTTTTCCGTTCCCTGAGCGAGGGTTTGCGGTTGCTCGCGGTGTTCGACGACGTCCGGGACGCGGCCCAGGTGACCGCGTTGCTGCCGAACTCGGCCGGCAGCCTGGTGCTGGTCTCGGCCGGGCGGCAGGAGATCCTGGCCGAGCTGTACCAGGATCGGGAGGTGCTCGACGTCGCGCTGGAACCACTGCGGGTCGAGCACGGGATCAGCCTGGTCGCCAAGGTGTGCGGGGCCGAGCGGGTGGCAGCGGAGCGGGCCGCGGTGGTCGAGCTGGTGACGTTGTGCGGCGGGTTGCCGCTGGCGCTGGGGGTGGCCGCGGCCTGGCTGAAGGCGCGGCCGCACCTGGAAGTGGGCGAGCTGGTCGAGGACCTGCGGGAGACCGACCTCGATCCCGGGGATCCGTCTACCGAACGGTCGGCTCGGGCGAAGGTCTTCGCCATGTTCGACCGGGTCTACGACGACCTGTCGGAGTCGGCGCGACGGCTGTACCGGCTGCTGAGTGTGCTGGTGGGCGCGCACTTCGGCGTCGAGGTGCTCGCGGCCATGCTCGATCAGCCGGTGCGCGCGGTGCGCCGCGACCTGGACGAGCTGTGCCAGACCGGCATGGTGCAGGCCGAACCCGGTGGCGTGCACCGGCTGCACCGCCTGGTGCGGGTGCACGCGCTGCGGGTGGCCGAGGTCGAGGATGGCAAGGCCGAACGGATCGCCGCCCTGCGTCAGGCGGTCCGGTGGTGGCTGATCGGCGCGGCGGCCGCGGATGTGGCCGTGCACGGCAGGCAACCGCTGCGGGTGACCGATCCGGCCTCGGTGCTGGACGACACGCCGGTGGCGATTCCGGCCGCCACGGCCCTGGCCTGGTTGCGGCGGGAGCAGACCAACCTGGTCGACATCATGGCCGCCGCCGCGGAACAGGGCTGGCACACCGAGGTCTGCCAGCTGTTCGAGGCGACGTACACCCTCTTCGACGCCACCAAACCACTCGCCACCTGGGTACGTGCGGGCAAGCTGGCGGTGGACTCGGCCGTGTTGCTGGGCAACGCCGGGTTCGAGGCCCGCTGCCGGTGCCTGCTGGCCAAGGCGTACCAGGAACTCGGCCGCTTCGCCGAGGCCCACGAGCACCTGGACCGGGCCAGGGAACTGGCCGGGGACTGGGATCGGCTGCTGGGCTCGGTCGAGGACTTCACCGGGAACGTGTTGCTGCGCGAGGGCCGCGCCGAGCAGGCCCTTGGCCGCTTCCGCACCGCGCTGGAGATCAATGAGCGGCTCGGACTGACCCGGGGCACCGCGTTGCAGAGCATGATGGTGGGCCGGGCATTGGGTGCTTTGGGACGGTACGAGGAAGCGTTGCTGGCCTTCGGGCGTTCCCGGGAGTTGTTGGCTGGCACCGATGCCACCTCTGTCCTGCTGAAGGTCCAACTCAGCGCGGCGGTGGTGCTGGCGGCCTCCGGCGCGGACCGGGCCGCCGAACACGCCTACGCGGAAGTGCTTGCCACCGCTGAGGAACGCGGTGCCACCGCACCTGCGGCGGATGCCTTGCTCGGGCTCGCCGAGCTGGCGGAGCGGCGGGCCGACCGCGCGGTCGGCGTTGAGTTCCGGGAGCGGGCCGCGGGGATGTTCGAGCGGATGGGCAGCCCGCGCGCGGCCACCATCGCCAGGGTGGCCCGGCAACTCGCCGGATTGCCCGCCACGGCCTGA
- a CDS encoding epoxide hydrolase family protein: MTNSTEIRPFRIDVAQADLDDLNDRLARTRLPRPAPTDDWEYGTPNSYLSETVEHWRTKFDWRTQEARLNELPQYLTEIDGQNIHFVHVPSAEPNATPLLLLHTYPGSFIDFLDMIGPLTDPVAHGGNAADAFSVVVPSIPGFGFSTPLNGRGWTMRKVAETFDQLMRRLGYDSYGAHGSDGGAMISRELGLLQPEGFLGLHVLQLFSFPSGDPAEFEKLEPKDYAALEHLQWFQSVGGYNQMNGTRPQTIGAAIADSPVGQLAYSELFNSFGNGTSLVTTEQILTQVSLYWFTNTQATAGRYHFEEAKAAAEPVVNTSRTGVAVFKDDFTTIRTFAERDNSNIVHWSEFPDGGHFAAMERPEVLAGDLRVFFRA; the protein is encoded by the coding sequence ATGACGAACTCCACCGAGATCCGCCCCTTCCGCATCGACGTCGCCCAGGCCGACCTGGACGACCTCAACGACCGCCTCGCCCGCACCCGGCTGCCCCGTCCCGCGCCCACCGACGACTGGGAGTACGGCACCCCGAACAGCTACCTCAGCGAGACCGTGGAGCACTGGCGGACCAAGTTCGACTGGCGCACCCAGGAGGCCCGGCTCAACGAATTACCCCAGTACCTCACCGAGATCGACGGCCAGAACATCCACTTCGTGCACGTCCCGTCCGCGGAGCCGAACGCCACCCCGCTGTTGCTGCTGCACACCTACCCCGGCTCCTTCATCGACTTCCTGGACATGATCGGCCCGCTCACCGACCCGGTCGCGCACGGCGGCAATGCCGCGGACGCCTTCTCCGTGGTGGTGCCCTCGATCCCCGGTTTCGGCTTCAGCACCCCGCTGAACGGCCGCGGCTGGACCATGCGCAAGGTGGCGGAGACCTTCGACCAGCTGATGCGCCGCCTGGGCTATGACTCCTACGGCGCGCACGGCAGCGACGGCGGCGCGATGATCTCCCGCGAGCTGGGCCTGTTGCAGCCGGAGGGTTTCCTCGGCCTGCACGTGCTGCAGTTGTTCTCCTTCCCCTCCGGCGACCCGGCGGAGTTCGAGAAGCTGGAGCCCAAGGACTACGCGGCGCTGGAGCACCTCCAGTGGTTCCAGTCCGTCGGCGGCTACAACCAGATGAACGGGACCCGCCCGCAGACCATCGGCGCCGCCATCGCCGACTCCCCGGTCGGCCAGCTCGCCTACAGCGAACTGTTCAACAGCTTCGGCAACGGCACCAGCCTGGTCACCACCGAGCAGATCCTGACCCAGGTGTCGCTGTACTGGTTCACCAACACCCAGGCGACCGCGGGCCGCTACCACTTCGAGGAGGCCAAGGCCGCGGCGGAACCGGTGGTGAACACCTCCCGGACCGGGGTCGCGGTCTTCAAGGACGACTTCACCACGATCCGGACCTTCGCCGAACGGGACAACTCGAACATCGTGCACTGGTCGGAGTTCCCGGACGGCGGGCACTTCGCGGCAATGGAACGGCCCGAGGTGCTCGCGGGCGATCTGCGGGTGTTCTTCCGCGCCTGA
- a CDS encoding squalene/phytoene synthase family protein translates to MPPILTEALNVLRRHSITYVEPVMAMPPGLHETMAGTYLLMRGIDEVEDHPSLAPQRKVALLEGISKAIQGRLTHSALQHTFAADAEALPEVSLRLADWASLLADPIAARILEAFATMAERMADWCGQDFRISTERDLDQYTYAVAGSLALMLGDVWAWYDGTQANRAWLLGYGRGVQAANILADQEADRERSVSFRPEGWTLAHLHDYAERELRLADRFYAALPANSPARIWCEKPLAQAWSVVGAVALGGGR, encoded by the coding sequence ATGCCGCCGATCCTCACCGAGGCGCTGAACGTGTTGCGGCGCCACAGCATCACCTACGTCGAACCGGTCATGGCGATGCCACCCGGACTGCACGAGACCATGGCAGGCACCTACCTGCTGATGCGCGGCATCGACGAGGTGGAAGACCACCCCTCCCTTGCCCCACAACGGAAAGTGGCCCTGCTGGAGGGCATCAGCAAGGCGATCCAGGGCCGCCTGACCCACTCCGCCCTCCAGCACACCTTCGCCGCCGACGCCGAGGCACTGCCCGAGGTGTCCCTGCGACTGGCGGACTGGGCGTCCCTGCTGGCCGACCCGATCGCCGCCCGGATCCTGGAGGCATTCGCCACCATGGCCGAGCGGATGGCCGACTGGTGCGGACAGGACTTCCGGATCAGCACCGAACGGGACCTCGACCAGTACACCTACGCGGTGGCCGGATCGCTCGCGCTGATGCTGGGTGACGTGTGGGCCTGGTACGACGGCACCCAGGCCAACCGGGCCTGGCTGCTCGGCTACGGCCGCGGCGTCCAGGCCGCCAACATCCTCGCCGACCAGGAGGCCGACCGCGAGCGCAGCGTCAGCTTCCGGCCCGAGGGCTGGACCCTGGCGCACCTGCACGACTACGCCGAGCGGGAACTGCGGCTGGCCGACCGGTTCTACGCCGCACTGCCGGCGAACTCCCCCGCCCGCATCTGGTGCGAGAAGCCCCTGGCCCAGGCTTGGTCGGTGGTTGGGGCGGTCGCGCTGGGAGGTGGACGATGA
- a CDS encoding glycoside hydrolase family 3 C-terminal domain-containing protein, whose product MATPCPRHRRLALAATVLCGLPFLVSTAGGAPPAHAAPAVEPPIFRDIRYGFAERAADLVSRLTLAEKVSQLSTNHGPEITRLGVQQYTYWNEGQHGINRLGAATNPPVAPEAVHATSFPTNLAASTSWDPALMHAATTAISAEARGFLDKSLWGVGQNNLGRSAANYGSLTYWAPTVNMHRDPRWGRSDEAFGEDPHLAARMSEAFTNGYQGSNLNGVPESPYLKVAATAKHYALNNVEKDRTGVSSDTTDANLRQYYTEVFRRLIENAGVSGLMTSYNAVNGTPAVANTYTVNQLAQRTYGFGGYVTSDCGAVSTAYRAPVWGHNWAPPGWTTNRADQQARWTNTATGVTVSGQAGGQAHALRAGTNLNCPGEENTLPVIQEAISAGLLSEGVIDNALVKAFTVRMRTGEFDPPERQPYTRIGKQVIESPAHHDLARKLAANSLVLLKNDPVPGLNRPLLPADPSALNRVVVLGDLADKVTLGGYSGTPSLRVSAVAGLTEQIKAANPGASVVFDAAGTSTTATGPAVLSQQTQDQIRAADLVVLFVGTDHQTAGEGKDRDSLALPGNYHSLITQAAALGNPRLALVLQSGGPVRIEDLRDRTPAVVYSSFNGESQGAALADVLLGKHNPSGRLSFTWYRDEGQLPAMSNYGLTPAETGGLGRTYQHFTGTPSYPFGFGLSYSDFSYSAATIDRDAVTADGTVSVSFTVTNTGRVPGATVAQLYLSSPVKKLVGFQKTAVLQPGAAQRISLPVAIADLAYWDAQRMRSVVREGAYVFQLGRHAGDAAATVRTTVRGAITPKVRHVTVQPEAVLYNAGETLDLTGKNRWIKDNTNPARENRNLAVTADNVVEAVHNDQSFVDIKTAQVRYASSNEAVATVSPAGLVRAVSDGAATISVTVNGVTGTAPILVRNSLRLTVPPITLPGGKAKAATSFVNGGDRAISGLALTVSTPNGWTARATTPSTFPTVPGGQTVRTEWELTPPAGAIPASHDFAAQASAGGRTWSATGQTSIPHASLAAALNNPGVSEDANPATGNLDGGGLSYSAQTLAAAGIRPGGQVDRGGIGFRWPSATPGQPDNAVASGQSVLISGTGNRIGVIGSSTYGATSGAGTIVYTDGTVQSFALAFNDWWSAEGRPGSEIVATFPYLNSSGGSQPNRVSLFYSVLPLQPGRTVQAVILPKVSATAVSGVPAMHVFAIGIG is encoded by the coding sequence ATGGCCACACCCTGCCCACGGCACCGTCGCCTGGCCCTGGCCGCGACCGTGCTGTGCGGACTGCCCTTCCTGGTCTCGACGGCGGGCGGCGCGCCCCCTGCGCACGCGGCGCCCGCCGTCGAGCCGCCGATCTTCCGGGACATCCGGTACGGCTTCGCCGAGCGCGCCGCCGACCTGGTCTCCCGGCTCACCCTGGCGGAGAAGGTCAGCCAGCTCAGTACCAACCACGGTCCCGAGATCACCCGTCTCGGGGTGCAGCAGTACACCTACTGGAACGAGGGCCAGCACGGGATCAACCGGCTCGGCGCGGCCACCAACCCGCCGGTGGCGCCGGAGGCCGTGCACGCCACCAGTTTCCCCACCAACCTCGCGGCGAGCACGTCCTGGGACCCCGCGCTCATGCATGCCGCGACCACCGCGATCTCCGCTGAGGCACGGGGTTTCCTGGACAAGTCGCTGTGGGGTGTCGGCCAGAACAACCTGGGCCGCTCGGCGGCCAACTACGGCTCGCTGACCTACTGGGCCCCCACGGTCAACATGCATCGCGACCCGCGCTGGGGCCGCAGTGACGAGGCATTCGGCGAGGATCCGCACCTGGCCGCGCGGATGTCCGAGGCGTTCACCAACGGCTACCAGGGCAGCAACCTGAACGGGGTGCCGGAAAGCCCTTACCTCAAGGTCGCGGCCACGGCCAAGCACTACGCGCTCAACAACGTGGAGAAGGACCGCACCGGAGTCTCCTCCGACACCACCGACGCCAACCTGCGCCAGTACTACACCGAGGTGTTCCGCCGCCTGATCGAGAACGCGGGCGTGTCCGGCCTGATGACCTCCTACAACGCGGTCAACGGCACCCCGGCCGTGGCCAACACCTACACGGTCAACCAGCTCGCGCAGCGCACATACGGCTTCGGCGGCTACGTCACCTCCGACTGCGGCGCGGTCAGCACCGCCTACCGCGCCCCGGTCTGGGGCCACAACTGGGCGCCGCCGGGCTGGACCACCAACCGCGCCGACCAGCAGGCCCGGTGGACCAACACCGCCACCGGCGTCACCGTGTCCGGCCAGGCAGGCGGGCAGGCGCACGCCCTGCGCGCGGGCACGAACCTGAACTGCCCCGGCGAGGAGAACACGCTGCCGGTGATCCAGGAGGCCATCAGCGCCGGCCTGCTCAGCGAGGGGGTGATCGACAACGCGCTGGTGAAGGCGTTCACGGTGCGGATGCGCACCGGCGAGTTCGACCCGCCAGAGCGGCAGCCCTACACCCGGATCGGCAAGCAGGTGATCGAAAGCCCGGCGCACCACGACCTCGCCCGGAAACTGGCGGCGAACTCGTTGGTACTGCTGAAGAACGACCCCGTGCCGGGGCTGAACCGGCCGCTGCTGCCTGCCGATCCCTCGGCGCTGAACCGGGTCGTGGTGCTGGGCGACCTGGCGGACAAGGTCACCCTGGGCGGCTACTCCGGCACGCCCAGCCTGCGGGTCAGCGCGGTGGCCGGGCTCACCGAGCAGATCAAGGCCGCCAACCCCGGCGCGTCGGTGGTCTTCGACGCGGCGGGCACCTCCACCACCGCGACCGGACCCGCCGTGCTCAGCCAGCAGACCCAGGACCAGATCCGGGCGGCCGACCTGGTCGTGCTCTTCGTCGGCACCGACCACCAGACCGCGGGCGAGGGCAAGGACCGGGACAGCCTCGCGTTGCCCGGCAACTACCACTCGCTGATCACCCAGGCCGCGGCGCTGGGCAACCCGCGGCTCGCGCTGGTGCTCCAGTCCGGTGGCCCGGTGCGGATCGAGGACCTGCGCGACCGGACCCCGGCGGTGGTCTACAGCTCCTTCAACGGGGAGAGCCAGGGCGCGGCGCTGGCCGATGTGTTGCTGGGCAAGCACAATCCCAGCGGACGCCTGAGCTTCACCTGGTACCGGGACGAGGGTCAGCTGCCCGCGATGTCCAACTACGGCCTCACCCCGGCCGAGACCGGTGGGCTGGGCCGCACCTACCAGCACTTCACCGGGACGCCGAGCTACCCGTTCGGTTTTGGCTTGAGCTACAGCGATTTCAGCTACTCGGCGGCCACCATCGACCGGGACGCGGTGACCGCGGACGGCACGGTGAGCGTGTCCTTCACCGTGACCAACACCGGCCGGGTGCCGGGGGCCACCGTGGCCCAGCTCTACCTGAGCAGCCCGGTGAAGAAACTGGTCGGCTTCCAGAAGACCGCCGTGCTGCAACCCGGTGCCGCACAACGGATCTCGCTGCCGGTGGCGATCGCGGACCTGGCGTACTGGGATGCCCAGCGGATGCGGTCGGTGGTGCGCGAAGGCGCCTACGTCTTCCAGCTCGGCAGGCACGCGGGCGATGCCGCCGCCACCGTACGGACCACCGTGCGCGGTGCCATCACACCCAAGGTCCGTCACGTCACCGTGCAGCCGGAAGCCGTGCTGTACAACGCGGGTGAGACCCTCGACCTCACCGGCAAGAACCGGTGGATCAAGGACAACACCAACCCGGCCAGGGAGAATCGCAACCTGGCGGTGACCGCGGACAACGTGGTCGAGGCCGTGCACAACGATCAGTCCTTTGTGGACATCAAGACCGCCCAGGTGCGCTATGCCTCCAGCAACGAGGCGGTGGCCACGGTCAGCCCGGCCGGGCTGGTGCGCGCGGTCAGCGACGGGGCCGCGACGATCTCGGTCACCGTCAACGGGGTGACCGGCACCGCCCCGATCCTGGTCCGCAACTCACTGCGCCTCACCGTCCCGCCGATCACCCTGCCCGGCGGGAAAGCCAAGGCGGCCACCAGTTTCGTCAACGGCGGCGACCGCGCCATCTCGGGCCTCGCGCTCACGGTGAGCACACCCAACGGCTGGACGGCCAGGGCGACCACACCGTCGACCTTCCCCACCGTGCCCGGCGGCCAGACCGTGCGCACCGAATGGGAACTGACCCCACCGGCGGGCGCGATCCCGGCCAGTCACGACTTCGCCGCCCAGGCGAGTGCGGGCGGCCGGACCTGGTCCGCGACCGGGCAGACCTCGATCCCGCACGCCTCACTCGCCGCCGCGCTGAACAACCCTGGCGTCAGCGAGGACGCCAATCCGGCCACCGGAAACCTGGACGGCGGCGGGCTGAGCTACTCCGCGCAAACCCTGGCCGCGGCCGGGATCCGGCCGGGTGGCCAGGTGGACCGCGGCGGGATCGGCTTCCGCTGGCCCAGCGCCACCCCCGGCCAGCCGGACAACGCGGTCGCGAGCGGCCAGTCCGTGCTGATCTCCGGGACTGGCAACCGGATCGGCGTGATCGGGTCCAGCACCTACGGCGCGACCTCCGGTGCGGGCACCATCGTCTACACCGACGGCACTGTCCAATCGTTCGCGCTGGCCTTCAACGACTGGTGGTCGGCCGAGGGCAGACCCGGCAGCGAGATCGTGGCCACCTTCCCCTACCTCAACAGCTCGGGCGGCAGCCAGCCCAACCGGGTCAGCCTGTTCTACTCGGTGCTGCCCCTGCAACCGGGCCGAACCGTGCAGGCGGTCATCCTGCCGAAGGTCAGCGCGACCGCGGTCAGCGGCGTGCCCGCCATGCACGTCTTCGCGATCGGGATCGGGTGA